Proteins from a genomic interval of Lycium ferocissimum isolate CSIRO_LF1 chromosome 2, AGI_CSIRO_Lferr_CH_V1, whole genome shotgun sequence:
- the LOC132035717 gene encoding delta(7)-sterol-C5(6)-desaturase-like, whose protein sequence is MDDYLNLFVEETSFYNRIVLGTFLPESWWGTLPHWFQGWIRNYIGGVLLYFVSGFLWCFYIYYLKRNVYLPKDAIPSNRAMLLQIGVAMKAMPWYCALPSLSEYMIESGWTKCFSRISDVGWLSYLIYVAVYLVIVEFGIYWMHRELHDIKPLYKYLHATHHIYNKQNTLSPFAGLAFHPLDGILQAVPHVVALFLLPVHFTTHIALLFIEAIWTANIHDCIHAKVWPVMGAGYHTIHHTTYRHNYGHYTIWMDWMFGTLRDPVEDEVKKM, encoded by the exons ATGGACGACTACTTGAATTTGTTTGTTGAAGAAACATCGTTTTACAATAGGATAGTTCTTGGAACATTCTTGCCTGAATCATGGTGGGGAACACTCCCTCATTGGTTTCAAGGATGGATCAGAAACTACATTGGTGGAGTGTTGCTTTACTTTGTTTCTGGTTTTCTTTGGTGCTTCTACATCTATTACTTGAAGCGCAATGTTTATCTCCCTAAAG ATGCCATCCCTTCAAATAGAGCTATGCTCTTGCAAATAGGAGTTGCCATGAAGGCTATGCCATGGTACTGTGCCCTTCCATCACTTTCCGAGTACATGATTGAAAGTGGGTGGACAAAATGTTTCTCAAGAATAAGCGATGTTGGATGGCTTTCCTACCTTATCTATGTCGCAGTTTATCTGGTAATAGTAGAATTTGGTATCTACTGGATGCACCGAGAGTTGCATGACATAAAACCTCTGTACAAATATCTTCATGCTACACATCATATTTACAACAAGCAGAATACACTCTCCCCATTTGCTG GTTTGGCATTCCACCCATTGGATGGAATACTACAGGCAGTGCCACACGTAGTAGCTCTTTTTCTGTTACCTGTGCATTTTACCACACACATAGCTCTCTTATTCATAGAAGCCATATGGACGGCAAATATCCATGACTGCATACATGCGAAGGTTTGGCCTGTAATGGGTGCTGGCTACCATACCATCCACCATACTACGTACCGCCATAATTATGGTCACTACACAATATGGATGGACTGGATGTTTGGAACTCTTCGTGATCCTGTTGAAGATGAAGTCAAGAAAATGTAA